The following proteins come from a genomic window of Pirellula staleyi DSM 6068:
- a CDS encoding Calx-beta domain-containing protein: protein MDGELAELLTSGSPFTAPQSQLEYSSTPPQGYMSESDSYGAEGEGSGGGSGSGGSSSSGAAIWVSVDNSHIYEQGSPSTALFTFTRDNTAGAITVNFTLGGSATSGSDFSAATPHSVTIPNGSTSATYSISSINDSVANEGNETANLSLTPPSGYYAITSSASVTIVDDDFYGSGGGSGAGSGSGAGSGSGAGSGSGSGGASGSGSGGASGSGSGGASGSGSGGASGSGSGGASGSGSGGASGSGSGGASGSGSGGASGSGSGGLIWLDVDSLTIHESGGNSTAVFTFERDTTDGDVTINFTFGGSAAIGSDYTPSIGSPYSVTIQDGQTTATLSVTAIDDLLVEASETVSVSFTTPENYTSLNSSESVLVSDDDYGTSGGGSGSGSSSGAGGAETTVSVTSLHTSVAESSETNVIFTFTRTGPLDQSLSVNYTLDFSQANLGEDYILTEGTVGEVTFLAQESSAIVSFSIIDDVISEYDESIDIAIEEQPELYEIGSDSYASALIEDDDEIDFSFAGIQVDEGSGRVSMLIEIASPTQREHQLQLSVIGGTATSGSDYEVVTQTNQVINITENTVLIGVEINVKDNTSDNPDRTVDLRAEIDGVVRTAVLTIVDNDDATLTLMHDDNVVFEGDYLRLTGQVSYAGVMPEFVEFYLGSSQQSIGTSTVSQDGTFEHYLRIEDDEPDDQPNGVGVDSIEIRAVASLGGNESIESTVSAEVSNLPPEIDNVFIYNTNDLSIPIDTIGQDGGEITLYLDLKDRGEIDTHLLNIDWGDGSSPTIIEVTAGEYAIQHVYAALPVELEGQSHGYDIVITAVDDDGGEGTASTYLVANAGDSEDVELWITAPTTGNVASEVRRKSAVFTVHRDSGDGQLLVDLARSSSATADRLDYFVSVSGNARYAQSPDGRLLVTFPDGVDTVTITLLPRLDNLDEGTETIGFEIAALRGQTYTTRQGQESVEIELEDGHYVVTFLEPPTTTYQETRERNDVFGESNREITVKARLWRDLSESFFFQTVSVPISYTGSSATPTDDFIAMDSMLFSPAREPIATLRIGIIDDTIIEIDEVINIGIGATGGFTQEAGTQSYSYTIIDDDERTLSVSLETDTRTENHINLTGLPSAEFGKNLVKVEISIGEIAAEDFLVNVSLKGIASYGQDFTISRYRISQRWTILDPFNSSVRDARSIEDFQFSDHTDVFVKSDGHGQLKIFKGEMSAILWIKVLDDTVLEPSENIKISVTPEVTEEFVNHKAEDTLHLHSDDELPPNTDGNEWELVFEPSSVTLYPTYLADDNTPQEWLYEDGGWYRIKHVIEKVRASSTPIVTNYGESLTSKGSWSMGFSASRSFEFSIGIANEITKKIGLQGSYTFGQQTSQEFSVERNYDPDGDDVIGESGDDVRWAAYRIVSQSFIYRDFIPDPLHDRFAGYPPSGAEATQDITSSSMLDSFYRKDGVDVQVYKQTRSQD, encoded by the coding sequence ATGGATGGCGAACTTGCTGAACTGCTGACAAGCGGCTCTCCGTTCACTGCCCCGCAATCGCAACTTGAATACTCATCGACTCCCCCCCAAGGCTACATGTCCGAGTCCGACAGTTATGGTGCGGAAGGCGAAGGGAGTGGAGGAGGAAGCGGTTCAGGAGGAAGTAGCTCCTCGGGTGCGGCAATCTGGGTCTCAGTAGACAACTCGCACATCTACGAGCAGGGGAGTCCTTCAACTGCGCTCTTTACGTTTACTCGCGACAATACCGCTGGTGCGATCACCGTCAATTTCACACTGGGCGGTAGTGCCACTTCTGGAAGCGATTTCAGTGCAGCCACTCCCCATTCGGTGACAATCCCGAACGGCTCTACCTCAGCCACTTACTCGATAAGCTCCATTAACGATTCTGTGGCGAACGAGGGAAATGAAACGGCCAATTTATCGCTGACTCCCCCGAGTGGATATTACGCAATTACATCCTCTGCGTCGGTCACGATCGTTGACGACGACTTTTATGGATCGGGCGGAGGCAGCGGCGCAGGTAGTGGCAGCGGCGCAGGTAGTGGCAGCGGCGCAGGTAGTGGCAGTGGTTCAGGCGGTGCCTCCGGCAGTGGTTCAGGCGGTGCCTCCGGCAGTGGTTCAGGCGGTGCCTCCGGCAGTGGTTCAGGCGGTGCCTCCGGCAGTGGTTCAGGCGGTGCCTCCGGCAGTGGTTCAGGCGGTGCCTCCGGCAGTGGTTCAGGCGGTGCCTCCGGCAGTGGTTCAGGCGGTGCCTCCGGCAGTGGTTCAGGCGGTCTCATTTGGCTGGATGTTGATTCACTTACCATCCACGAAAGCGGCGGCAACAGCACTGCTGTGTTTACATTTGAACGAGACACCACCGATGGTGATGTCACAATCAATTTCACCTTCGGTGGAAGTGCAGCCATCGGTTCTGACTATACCCCTTCGATTGGCTCACCATACTCCGTCACAATCCAAGATGGTCAAACAACCGCGACCTTGTCAGTCACAGCGATTGACGACTTGCTGGTAGAAGCCTCTGAAACGGTATCAGTATCCTTCACGACCCCAGAGAACTACACCTCACTCAACAGCAGCGAATCAGTTCTCGTCAGTGACGACGACTATGGAACTTCAGGCGGAGGAAGTGGCAGTGGCAGCAGTAGCGGGGCGGGTGGTGCTGAAACTACGGTGTCGGTGACTTCATTACATACAAGTGTTGCTGAATCATCCGAAACAAATGTAATATTTACATTTACGAGAACTGGCCCGCTCGACCAATCGCTATCTGTCAATTACACACTAGATTTTTCTCAAGCTAATCTTGGCGAAGACTACATTCTCACCGAAGGTACTGTAGGCGAGGTTACCTTTTTAGCCCAAGAATCAAGTGCAATAGTTTCATTTTCCATAATCGACGATGTGATTAGTGAATATGACGAATCCATCGATATCGCAATAGAGGAACAGCCTGAGCTATATGAAATAGGATCAGATTCATATGCATCCGCTCTGATTGAGGATGACGACGAAATCGATTTCTCCTTTGCAGGAATTCAGGTTGACGAGGGAAGTGGTCGAGTGAGCATGTTGATCGAAATTGCGTCACCAACTCAACGTGAGCACCAACTCCAATTATCCGTTATTGGCGGAACCGCGACTTCAGGAAGTGACTACGAGGTCGTAACACAAACAAATCAGGTCATTAACATAACTGAAAACACGGTGCTGATTGGTGTCGAAATAAATGTCAAGGACAACACCTCAGACAATCCTGATCGCACAGTTGATCTCAGGGCTGAGATTGATGGAGTTGTGAGAACAGCAGTTTTGACAATCGTCGACAATGACGACGCCACTTTAACTCTTATGCATGATGACAATGTCGTATTTGAGGGAGATTATCTGCGGCTGACAGGGCAAGTTTCGTATGCAGGTGTGATGCCTGAATTCGTTGAATTTTACCTTGGCAGCAGTCAGCAAAGTATCGGCACGTCTACAGTATCTCAGGATGGCACATTTGAACACTATCTCAGAATCGAAGACGACGAGCCAGACGACCAGCCGAATGGCGTTGGAGTTGACTCAATTGAAATTAGGGCCGTTGCATCTCTAGGCGGGAACGAAAGCATTGAAAGCACGGTGTCTGCCGAGGTTTCAAACCTTCCTCCAGAGATCGATAATGTTTTTATTTATAACACGAACGATCTCTCCATACCAATTGACACGATTGGCCAAGATGGTGGCGAGATAACCCTATACCTAGACTTGAAGGATCGCGGTGAAATCGACACTCATCTGCTTAACATTGACTGGGGAGACGGGTCGTCTCCCACAATCATCGAAGTCACCGCAGGGGAATACGCCATCCAACATGTATATGCCGCACTTCCAGTTGAGCTCGAAGGGCAATCGCATGGCTACGACATTGTTATAACAGCGGTGGACGACGACGGTGGCGAGGGAACGGCAAGCACTTATCTTGTAGCGAATGCCGGCGACTCGGAAGATGTAGAACTCTGGATCACTGCACCAACTACTGGAAATGTTGCGAGCGAAGTACGCAGAAAATCGGCAGTTTTTACCGTCCACAGAGATAGCGGCGACGGCCAATTATTGGTTGACTTGGCTCGGTCAAGCTCGGCTACAGCTGACAGACTAGATTATTTTGTATCCGTCTCTGGAAATGCCCGCTATGCGCAATCCCCAGACGGAAGACTCTTGGTCACGTTTCCAGATGGAGTAGATACGGTAACTATCACCTTGCTCCCGAGACTCGACAACCTAGATGAAGGAACAGAAACAATTGGGTTTGAAATAGCCGCCTTGCGGGGACAGACCTACACCACAAGACAAGGCCAGGAGTCGGTTGAGATCGAGCTTGAGGACGGGCATTATGTCGTAACGTTTCTAGAGCCTCCAACAACAACGTACCAAGAAACTCGCGAACGAAACGACGTATTCGGTGAGTCCAATCGCGAAATCACAGTAAAGGCTCGCTTGTGGCGAGACCTTTCTGAAAGCTTCTTTTTTCAGACTGTTAGCGTACCGATATCCTATACCGGGAGCTCTGCAACACCGACGGATGACTTTATAGCAATGGACTCGATGCTTTTCAGCCCTGCGCGTGAGCCAATTGCTACGCTCAGAATTGGGATAATCGACGATACCATAATTGAAATCGATGAGGTCATTAACATTGGAATCGGAGCGACAGGCGGATTTACCCAAGAAGCTGGCACTCAATCCTATAGCTACACAATCATTGACGATGACGAAAGAACATTAAGCGTCTCCCTAGAAACAGACACTCGCACAGAGAATCATATAAATCTGACTGGGCTCCCCTCTGCCGAATTTGGGAAAAACCTCGTCAAAGTCGAAATAAGCATAGGCGAAATTGCCGCAGAAGATTTTCTTGTGAATGTCTCATTAAAAGGAATCGCAAGTTATGGACAGGACTTCACAATTTCAAGATACAGGATTTCGCAGCGATGGACAATTCTAGACCCCTTTAACTCCAGTGTTCGCGATGCCAGATCGATAGAAGACTTTCAGTTCTCTGACCACACAGACGTTTTTGTTAAATCTGACGGACACGGTCAGCTCAAAATATTTAAGGGAGAGATGAGTGCCATTCTGTGGATTAAAGTGCTTGATGACACTGTTCTTGAGCCCTCTGAGAATATTAAGATATCCGTTACACCCGAAGTAACAGAAGAGTTCGTCAACCATAAAGCAGAGGACACCTTACACCTCCATAGCGATGACGAACTACCACCAAACACCGATGGCAATGAATGGGAACTTGTGTTTGAGCCTAGCTCCGTTACGCTTTACCCAACCTACCTGGCCGACGACAATACACCTCAGGAATGGCTTTATGAAGATGGTGGCTGGTATAGAATCAAACATGTGATCGAAAAAGTGAGGGCGAGCTCCACCCCCATAGTCACTAATTATGGTGAGTCCCTAACCAGCAAAGGCAGTTGGTCAATGGGGTTCTCGGCTAGTCGGTCGTTTGAATTCAGCATTGGCATAGCCAATGAGATAACAAAAAAGATCGGCCTTCAAGGCTCTTATACATTCGGGCAACAGACTTCACAAGAATTTTCAGTTGAGCGAAATTACGATCCTGATGGTGATGATGTAATTGGCGAGAGTGGAGATGATGTTCGCTGGGCTGCTTACAGGATCGTATCTCAGTCATTTATTTACCGAGATTTTATTCCAGATCCACTTCACGACCGCTTTGCAGGCTATCCCCCATCCGGCGCTGAAGCAACTCAGGACATTACCTCATCGAGTATGCTTGACAGTTTTTACCGAAAGGACGGAGTCGACGTCCAGGTGTACAAGCAGACGCGATCACAGGATTAA
- a CDS encoding IS5 family transposase, translating to MKHTTGKSYPSDVTDAEWEFLLPYLSLMREDAPQRSYSLRDQFNAMRYVVKTGIQWDFLPHEMPPWRAVYQQMRRWFEAGVFEEIAQDLRLMVRLLEGRDEQPTAVIMDARTLQSTPESGGRAGYDGAKKKKSSKANIAVDTLGNLLAVYITAANEQDRDQVAILSQRVQEVTGSNVEIAYVDQGYTGAAAAEQAEASSIRLQVIKHTEGKRGFVLLPRRWVVERTFGWLSRFRRLARDYERLTVTLTNFHWLAFLTILLAKIYRQSQ from the coding sequence ATGAAACACACGACAGGGAAGTCGTATCCCAGCGACGTAACGGATGCGGAGTGGGAATTCCTGCTCCCCTATTTGAGCCTCATGCGTGAGGATGCGCCGCAGCGTTCCTATTCACTGCGCGACCAGTTTAACGCCATGCGCTACGTGGTGAAAACAGGAATCCAGTGGGACTTCCTGCCGCATGAAATGCCTCCGTGGCGGGCCGTCTATCAACAAATGCGACGCTGGTTCGAAGCGGGAGTCTTTGAGGAAATTGCGCAAGACCTCAGGCTGATGGTGCGTCTTTTGGAAGGACGTGACGAACAGCCAACCGCGGTGATCATGGATGCGCGGACGCTGCAATCGACTCCTGAAAGTGGAGGCCGCGCGGGGTATGATGGCGCGAAGAAAAAGAAAAGTTCGAAGGCCAATATTGCCGTGGATACACTGGGAAATCTGCTGGCGGTTTACATCACTGCAGCCAATGAGCAAGACCGAGACCAGGTCGCCATCCTCTCGCAGAGAGTGCAAGAGGTGACGGGCAGCAACGTGGAGATAGCATACGTCGATCAAGGCTATACGGGCGCCGCAGCAGCCGAGCAGGCTGAAGCATCCTCGATAAGATTACAAGTTATAAAACATACCGAGGGCAAGCGAGGTTTTGTCCTATTGCCACGCCGCTGGGTTGTTGAGCGCACGTTTGGTTGGCTGAGTCGCTTCCGCCGTCTCGCGCGTGATTATGAGAGACTCACCGTCACGCTCACCAACTTCCACTGGCTCGCCTTCCTCACCATACTCCTCGCAAAAATCTACAGACAAAGTCAATAA
- the sthA gene encoding Si-specific NAD(P)(+) transhydrogenase gives MPQHQYDVVVIGTGPGGEGAAMQAVKQGLSVAVVERFKKIGGGCTHWGTIPSKALRYSIFQLTEVRQNRLFREAGLSIDLTFPQLRKTAAAVIQQQEEMRRSFYDRNRIPIIAGEAKLLDPHTVMVCEEKGACEKLTADNIVLAVGSRPYRPKDVDFTHPRIFDSDTILDLTYTPKSITVYGAGVVGCEYGSMFRNLGVKLNLVNTRERLLEFLDDEISDALSYHLRDHGTVIRHGEVYEKIEPTDDGVVLHLRSGKKLKTDVLLWANGRTGNTENLGLEAVGLTPDSRGQLKVDGRYCTSVPSIWAVGDVIGFPSLASAAYVQGRAAALHMTQSDAAQLLANDIPTGIYTSPEISSIGKTENELTAAGIPYEIGQAQFKSLARAQITGQRVGMLKLLFHRETMAILGVHCFGQNASEIIHIGQAIMNQPGSGNSLMYFINTTFNYPTMAEAYRVAALNGYNRLF, from the coding sequence ATGCCTCAGCATCAGTACGACGTGGTTGTCATCGGCACAGGCCCTGGTGGTGAAGGGGCTGCCATGCAGGCGGTGAAGCAGGGGCTCAGCGTGGCGGTGGTCGAGCGGTTCAAAAAAATCGGTGGCGGCTGCACCCACTGGGGAACAATCCCCAGCAAGGCACTCCGGTATTCGATCTTTCAGCTGACCGAGGTCCGGCAGAATCGGCTGTTCCGGGAAGCGGGGCTCTCGATCGACCTCACCTTCCCGCAGCTCCGCAAAACAGCAGCGGCGGTGATCCAGCAGCAGGAAGAGATGCGGCGCAGCTTCTACGACCGCAATCGCATTCCGATCATCGCAGGCGAAGCCAAACTGCTCGACCCGCACACCGTGATGGTTTGCGAAGAAAAGGGAGCCTGCGAAAAACTGACCGCCGACAACATTGTCCTCGCCGTCGGCAGCCGTCCCTATCGCCCCAAAGATGTCGACTTCACCCACCCGCGCATTTTCGATAGCGATACGATCCTCGACCTCACCTACACCCCCAAGTCGATCACCGTCTATGGTGCCGGCGTGGTCGGCTGCGAATATGGTTCGATGTTCCGCAACCTAGGCGTCAAGCTGAACCTCGTCAACACCCGCGAGCGCTTGCTCGAATTCCTCGACGACGAAATCAGCGACGCTCTTTCCTATCACCTGCGCGATCACGGCACAGTGATTCGTCACGGCGAAGTGTACGAAAAGATCGAGCCCACCGACGATGGCGTCGTGCTCCATCTGAGGAGTGGCAAAAAACTGAAGACCGACGTGCTGCTGTGGGCCAACGGCCGGACCGGCAACACCGAGAACCTGGGACTCGAAGCGGTCGGACTCACCCCCGATAGCCGCGGCCAACTGAAGGTCGACGGCCGCTACTGCACCAGTGTGCCGAGCATCTGGGCCGTGGGCGATGTCATCGGTTTCCCGTCGCTCGCCTCCGCTGCCTACGTGCAAGGTCGCGCTGCGGCACTGCACATGACCCAAAGCGACGCCGCCCAACTGCTGGCCAACGACATCCCAACCGGCATTTACACGAGCCCCGAAATCAGCAGCATCGGCAAAACCGAAAACGAACTCACCGCTGCTGGCATTCCGTACGAGATCGGACAGGCCCAGTTTAAGAGTCTCGCCCGCGCTCAAATCACCGGCCAGCGGGTCGGTATGCTCAAACTCCTTTTCCACCGCGAAACGATGGCGATCCTCGGAGTCCATTGCTTCGGGCAAAACGCCAGCGAGATCATCCACATCGGCCAGGCGATCATGAACCAGCCCGGCAGTGGCAACTCGCTGATGTACTTCATCAACACCACGTTCAACTACCCCACGATGGCCGAAGCCTATCGCGTCGCCGCCCTCAACGGCTACAACCGCCTCTTCTAA